Within the Pirellulales bacterium genome, the region ATCGAGGGGACGTTTCAAAATCGTTCGATGTGGATCGGGCGACCCAATGGTTGTTAACAAGCGCCGGCAAGCCGATTCCAACTTCGACGGAGTTCGGCCACGATGGTCGGCTGATCGGCTGGTCTTGGGCCGCCGGAACGCATGCTTGGGTCGAGCCAACCGCCTGGTCGGTGTTGGCTCTCAAGGCTCTCGGTTTGTCGGATCACCGTCGTACGCGAGAGGGGGTGAAGCTGCTCGTCGATCGACTGCTATCGACGGGCGGCTGTAATTATGGCAACACGGTTGTCTTGGGCCAGCGGCTGCGGTCTCACATCGAGCCGACTGGACTCACTCTCCTCGCGCTGGCTGATGAGACCATCGCTGACCCGCGAATCGATCTCTCTTTGCGATTCTTACAGAGCGCGCTTTCGGCGGAGACAACGCCCATCTCGCTGGCTTACGGTTTGCTTGGATTGGCCGCGTTTGAACGGACCTCCACCGATGCGGCCGATTGGCTTGTCCGCCAAAGCCGGCGAGTCGTTGGCGATGATGGCTCGCCGCTCAAGCTTGCGCTGCTCGCGATGGCGTCTCAGGGAGCCAGTGGGGTGTTAATTCGATCCGCGTGCGCGCAACGAACAGCGAGCTTAGGTGCTTAGAAGATGAACATGAAAAATAGAACCGACAAACTGCCGAACCCCAGAGGAAATGTCGCGTCTCAGGCAGACCGATTCGATCGTCGTGCTTTGTTGGTCGGGACGAGCGCTGTTGCGCTCGGAGCAATTGGCTATGCGGTGCTGAATCGCAACGGATCGCCAAAGCAGCCGGTATTCATCGCTCGCAACCAACGCTACGACGGGCCGCTGACCGTCACGATTCGCGATGGTCTTGTTGCAACCGGAATGACGCCCGATTTGCTTCGTGGCAAGCGCGTCCTGCTCAAACCCAATCTCGTTGAACCAACGCGCCGTGCTCCACACATGACGACGCATCCGGCAATGGTCGTCGCCGCAGCGGAGGTGTTTCGCGACTTTGGTGCTCGAGTTGTCGTTGGCGAAGCTCCAGGGCATGTGCGAGACACCGAAATGGCGCTCGTCGAGGGAGGCATGCACGAAGCCCTCCGCGCCGCCAAACTGGAATTTTCCGATCTGAATTACGAAGACGTGGTTTGGACGCCGAATCGCGGCCGAACCAGCCAGCTCGACGGATTCTATTTTCCGCGCAGCGTGGCCAGCGCCGACCTCGTCGTTTCGATGCCGAAAATGAAAACTCACCACTGGGTCGGTGTCACGGCAGCGATGAAAAATCTCTATGGAGTCATTCCTGGCATCGTTTATGGCTGGCCAAAAAACGTGCTGCATCACGCAGGCATACCGCAAACGGTCTTCGACATCAACGCTTCGCTACCGCCGAC harbors:
- a CDS encoding DUF362 domain-containing protein, which translates into the protein MNMKNRTDKLPNPRGNVASQADRFDRRALLVGTSAVALGAIGYAVLNRNGSPKQPVFIARNQRYDGPLTVTIRDGLVATGMTPDLLRGKRVLLKPNLVEPTRRAPHMTTHPAMVVAAAEVFRDFGARVVVGEAPGHVRDTEMALVEGGMHEALRAAKLEFSDLNYEDVVWTPNRGRTSQLDGFYFPRSVASADLVVSMPKMKTHHWVGVTAAMKNLYGVIPGIVYGWPKNVLHHAGIPQTVFDINASLPPTLAIADGILCMEGDGPIMGSPKPMGLVIVGPNATAVDATIARIMNLRPENVSYLALAANRLGPIADSRIEQRGERWQDLVSPFSIIDSPHLRSLPLDPGALIS